In bacterium, the genomic stretch ATTTTGCGGGCAAGATGCCCGCGCTCCCACTCTAGGACCGCCCGCGATCTGAATTATTCAACAACCTCGGCTTCCAGCCTGCTTGGGAGTTGTCAGTAAGTAAATCGGGTATAACTTACATAGCAGAGGTGGTCCATGTCAGCGGAACCAACGATTAAAACGATTGATCGTGACGAGCTCGAAAAAAAAATCGAATCGGGAGAACATTTCTTTCTTGTGGAGACTCTGCCCGAAGAAAAGTATAGGAAAGCTCACCTTCCGGGCGCCCTGAATCTTCCACCGGATCGTTTAAGAGAATTGGCGCCATTCATTCTGCCGGACAAGAATGCACTGATAATTGTTTATTGCGCAAGTCCTACCTGAAACGCATCCGATAAAGCCGCCCGTGAGTTGGCGGCTATGGGGTACACAAACGTCGTTGATTATGCCGGCGGCAAGCAAGATTGGATCGATGCCGGCCTGCTTGTTCAAGAAACAAAGGGATAGAAGCTCATACCAAAAAATATCCGTTCTATCCTTTAATCCGGTTTATCTCCTATGTTTTTTGAACTTCTTTGTTTCAACGCATCCTGAAGAGCATCAAGATGCCAATCGTAAGTCCGATGAGAATGACAAGGCCCCGGACGAGAGATCTGTTTAAACGCCGCGCAACACTTGCTCCGAAATAGCCGCCCGCAACAGCTCCCATCGCCATCACAAACGCGGGAGGCCATGATATCAGTCCTGCAAAAATGAATCCGATAATCGCAACAATGTTTAAGCAAATTGCGAGAAAAATTTTGAGACCGTTGGCCACATGTATGTCGCTGATCCCCAGCAGCCCGAGAGCAGCTAAAATCAGAATGCCATTTCCTGCGCCAAAATACGCTCCGTAAGTAGCGGCCAAAAATTGAATCATCACAGCGGGAATC encodes the following:
- a CDS encoding rhodanese-like domain-containing protein, translating into MSAEPTIKTIDRDELEKKIESGEHFFLVETLPEEKYRKAHLPGALNLPPDRLRELAPFILPDKNALIIVYCASPT